In Elaeis guineensis isolate ETL-2024a chromosome 1, EG11, whole genome shotgun sequence, a genomic segment contains:
- the LOC140850835 gene encoding serine/threonine-protein kinase AFC1-like isoform X3 encodes MGEGTFGQVLECWDSERKEMVAIKIVRGIKKYREAAMIEIDMLQQLGKCDKNGSRCVQIRNWFDYRNHICIVFEKLGPSLYDFLRKNGFRSFPIDLVRDLAGQLLECVAFMHDLRLIHTDLKPENILLVSPEYIKVPDYKVSISPPKDGSFFRLLPKSSAIKVIDFGSTTYDHQDHRYVVSTRHYRAPEVILGLGWSYPCDIWSIGCIIVELCSGETLFQTHENLEHLAMMERVLGPLPQHMLRRADRHAEKFVRRGRLNWPEGATSRESIQAVWRLSRLQNLVMKHVDHSAGDLIDLLQGLLRYNPEERLTAREALRHPFFTRTCLLRS; translated from the exons ATGGGTGAAG GTACATTTGGTCAGGTTTTGGAATGTTGGGATAGTGAAAGGAAAGAAATGGTAGCAATTAAAATTGTCCGTGGCATTAAGAAGTATCGGGAGGCTGCCATGATAGAGATTGACATGCTCCAACAGCTTGGGAAATGTGATAAGAATGGGAGTCG TTGTGTGCAAATAAGGAACTGGTTTGACTACCGTAACCATATCTGTATT GTCTTTGAGAAGCTTGGGCCAAGCTTATATGATTTTCTGCGGAAAAATGGTTTTCGCTCATTTCCCATCGATCTAGTGCGTGATCTTGCCGGACAACTGTTGGAATGTGTAGCAT TTATGCATGATTTGCGCCTCATTCACACTGATTTAAAGCCTGAGAATATCCTTCTTGTTTCGCCAGAGTACATTAAAGTACCCGACTACAAA GTTTCAATCAGCCCTCCAAAGGATGGTTCCTTTTTCAGGTTGTTGCCCAAATCAAGTGCTATCAAGGTAATAGATTTTGGAAGCACAACCTATGATCACCAAGACCACCGTTATGTTGTATCCACAAGGCATTATCGGGCTCCTGAGGTTATCTTGG GACTTGGATGGAGCTATCCCTGTGATATATGGAGTATTGGTTGTATTATTGTTGAACTTTGCTCA GGGGAAACACTATTTCAGACCCATGAGAACTTGGAGCACTTAGCCATGATGGAGAGAGTATTAGGACCTTTGCCTCAGCACATGCTGAGAAGAGCTGA CCGGCATGCTGAAAAATTTGTTAGAAGAGGTCGCTTGAACTGGCCTGAGGGTGCAACCTCAAGGGAGAGCATACAGGCTGTTTGGAGACTTTCTCGGCTTCAG AACCTAGTAATGAAGCATGTGGACCATTCAGCAGGGGATCTTATTGATCTCTTACAAGGCCTTCTCAGATACAACCCTGAAGAGAGGTTGACAGCTCGCGAAGCTCTGAGGCATCCCTTCTTCACCAGGACTTGTCTTCTGAGGTCATAG
- the LOC140850835 gene encoding serine/threonine-protein kinase AFC2-like isoform X2, which produces MDRRPRKKLRLGWDVGPQDLKIGMLCGQGVGEVTSLVSSGSPSDHASSSQYAKGVARYASPPWREDDKDGHYMFALGENLTSRYKIHSKMGEGTFGQVLECWDSERKEMVAIKIVRGIKKYREAAMIEIDMLQQLGKCDKNGSRCVQIRNWFDYRNHICIVFEKLGPSLYDFLRKNGFRSFPIDLVRDLAGQLLECVAFMHDLRLIHTDLKPENILLVSPEYIKVPDYKVSISPPKDGSFFRLLPKSSAIKVIDFGSTTYDHQDHRYVVSTRHYRAPEVILGLGWSYPCDIWSIGCIIVELCSGETLFQTHENLEHLAMMERVLGPLPQHMLRRADRHAEKFVRRGRLNWPEGATSRESIQAVWRLSRLQNLVMKHVDHSAGDLIDLLQGLLRYNPEERLTAREALRHPFFTRTCLLRS; this is translated from the exons ATGGATCGGCGACCCAGAAAGAAGCTGAGGTTGGGCTGGGATGTCGGCCCCCAGGACCTTAAG ATAGGAATGTTATGTGGGCAAGGAGTTGGAGAAGTGACAAGCTTGGTGTCTTCGGGGTCTCCTTCAGACCATGCTAGTTCTTCTCAGTATGCAAAGGGAGTGGCTCGATATGCTTCCCCCCCTTGGAGAGAAGATGATAAAGATGGACATTACATGTTTGCACTTGGAGAGAATTTGACCTCTCGCT ATAAGATTCACAGTAAAATGGGTGAAG GTACATTTGGTCAGGTTTTGGAATGTTGGGATAGTGAAAGGAAAGAAATGGTAGCAATTAAAATTGTCCGTGGCATTAAGAAGTATCGGGAGGCTGCCATGATAGAGATTGACATGCTCCAACAGCTTGGGAAATGTGATAAGAATGGGAGTCG TTGTGTGCAAATAAGGAACTGGTTTGACTACCGTAACCATATCTGTATT GTCTTTGAGAAGCTTGGGCCAAGCTTATATGATTTTCTGCGGAAAAATGGTTTTCGCTCATTTCCCATCGATCTAGTGCGTGATCTTGCCGGACAACTGTTGGAATGTGTAGCAT TTATGCATGATTTGCGCCTCATTCACACTGATTTAAAGCCTGAGAATATCCTTCTTGTTTCGCCAGAGTACATTAAAGTACCCGACTACAAA GTTTCAATCAGCCCTCCAAAGGATGGTTCCTTTTTCAGGTTGTTGCCCAAATCAAGTGCTATCAAGGTAATAGATTTTGGAAGCACAACCTATGATCACCAAGACCACCGTTATGTTGTATCCACAAGGCATTATCGGGCTCCTGAGGTTATCTTGG GACTTGGATGGAGCTATCCCTGTGATATATGGAGTATTGGTTGTATTATTGTTGAACTTTGCTCA GGGGAAACACTATTTCAGACCCATGAGAACTTGGAGCACTTAGCCATGATGGAGAGAGTATTAGGACCTTTGCCTCAGCACATGCTGAGAAGAGCTGA CCGGCATGCTGAAAAATTTGTTAGAAGAGGTCGCTTGAACTGGCCTGAGGGTGCAACCTCAAGGGAGAGCATACAGGCTGTTTGGAGACTTTCTCGGCTTCAG AACCTAGTAATGAAGCATGTGGACCATTCAGCAGGGGATCTTATTGATCTCTTACAAGGCCTTCTCAGATACAACCCTGAAGAGAGGTTGACAGCTCGCGAAGCTCTGAGGCATCCCTTCTTCACCAGGACTTGTCTTCTGAGGTCATAG
- the LOC140850835 gene encoding serine/threonine-protein kinase AFC2-like isoform X1, translating to MDRRPRKKLRLGWDVGPQDLKDQIGMLCGQGVGEVTSLVSSGSPSDHASSSQYAKGVARYASPPWREDDKDGHYMFALGENLTSRYKIHSKMGEGTFGQVLECWDSERKEMVAIKIVRGIKKYREAAMIEIDMLQQLGKCDKNGSRCVQIRNWFDYRNHICIVFEKLGPSLYDFLRKNGFRSFPIDLVRDLAGQLLECVAFMHDLRLIHTDLKPENILLVSPEYIKVPDYKVSISPPKDGSFFRLLPKSSAIKVIDFGSTTYDHQDHRYVVSTRHYRAPEVILGLGWSYPCDIWSIGCIIVELCSGETLFQTHENLEHLAMMERVLGPLPQHMLRRADRHAEKFVRRGRLNWPEGATSRESIQAVWRLSRLQNLVMKHVDHSAGDLIDLLQGLLRYNPEERLTAREALRHPFFTRTCLLRS from the exons ATGGATCGGCGACCCAGAAAGAAGCTGAGGTTGGGCTGGGATGTCGGCCCCCAGGACCTTAAG GATCAGATAGGAATGTTATGTGGGCAAGGAGTTGGAGAAGTGACAAGCTTGGTGTCTTCGGGGTCTCCTTCAGACCATGCTAGTTCTTCTCAGTATGCAAAGGGAGTGGCTCGATATGCTTCCCCCCCTTGGAGAGAAGATGATAAAGATGGACATTACATGTTTGCACTTGGAGAGAATTTGACCTCTCGCT ATAAGATTCACAGTAAAATGGGTGAAG GTACATTTGGTCAGGTTTTGGAATGTTGGGATAGTGAAAGGAAAGAAATGGTAGCAATTAAAATTGTCCGTGGCATTAAGAAGTATCGGGAGGCTGCCATGATAGAGATTGACATGCTCCAACAGCTTGGGAAATGTGATAAGAATGGGAGTCG TTGTGTGCAAATAAGGAACTGGTTTGACTACCGTAACCATATCTGTATT GTCTTTGAGAAGCTTGGGCCAAGCTTATATGATTTTCTGCGGAAAAATGGTTTTCGCTCATTTCCCATCGATCTAGTGCGTGATCTTGCCGGACAACTGTTGGAATGTGTAGCAT TTATGCATGATTTGCGCCTCATTCACACTGATTTAAAGCCTGAGAATATCCTTCTTGTTTCGCCAGAGTACATTAAAGTACCCGACTACAAA GTTTCAATCAGCCCTCCAAAGGATGGTTCCTTTTTCAGGTTGTTGCCCAAATCAAGTGCTATCAAGGTAATAGATTTTGGAAGCACAACCTATGATCACCAAGACCACCGTTATGTTGTATCCACAAGGCATTATCGGGCTCCTGAGGTTATCTTGG GACTTGGATGGAGCTATCCCTGTGATATATGGAGTATTGGTTGTATTATTGTTGAACTTTGCTCA GGGGAAACACTATTTCAGACCCATGAGAACTTGGAGCACTTAGCCATGATGGAGAGAGTATTAGGACCTTTGCCTCAGCACATGCTGAGAAGAGCTGA CCGGCATGCTGAAAAATTTGTTAGAAGAGGTCGCTTGAACTGGCCTGAGGGTGCAACCTCAAGGGAGAGCATACAGGCTGTTTGGAGACTTTCTCGGCTTCAG AACCTAGTAATGAAGCATGTGGACCATTCAGCAGGGGATCTTATTGATCTCTTACAAGGCCTTCTCAGATACAACCCTGAAGAGAGGTTGACAGCTCGCGAAGCTCTGAGGCATCCCTTCTTCACCAGGACTTGTCTTCTGAGGTCATAG
- the LOC140850835 gene encoding serine/threonine-protein kinase AFC1-like isoform X4 translates to MGVVMHDLRLIHTDLKPENILLVSPEYIKVPDYKVSISPPKDGSFFRLLPKSSAIKVIDFGSTTYDHQDHRYVVSTRHYRAPEVILGLGWSYPCDIWSIGCIIVELCSGETLFQTHENLEHLAMMERVLGPLPQHMLRRADRHAEKFVRRGRLNWPEGATSRESIQAVWRLSRLQNLVMKHVDHSAGDLIDLLQGLLRYNPEERLTAREALRHPFFTRTCLLRS, encoded by the exons ATGGGAGTCG TTATGCATGATTTGCGCCTCATTCACACTGATTTAAAGCCTGAGAATATCCTTCTTGTTTCGCCAGAGTACATTAAAGTACCCGACTACAAA GTTTCAATCAGCCCTCCAAAGGATGGTTCCTTTTTCAGGTTGTTGCCCAAATCAAGTGCTATCAAGGTAATAGATTTTGGAAGCACAACCTATGATCACCAAGACCACCGTTATGTTGTATCCACAAGGCATTATCGGGCTCCTGAGGTTATCTTGG GACTTGGATGGAGCTATCCCTGTGATATATGGAGTATTGGTTGTATTATTGTTGAACTTTGCTCA GGGGAAACACTATTTCAGACCCATGAGAACTTGGAGCACTTAGCCATGATGGAGAGAGTATTAGGACCTTTGCCTCAGCACATGCTGAGAAGAGCTGA CCGGCATGCTGAAAAATTTGTTAGAAGAGGTCGCTTGAACTGGCCTGAGGGTGCAACCTCAAGGGAGAGCATACAGGCTGTTTGGAGACTTTCTCGGCTTCAG AACCTAGTAATGAAGCATGTGGACCATTCAGCAGGGGATCTTATTGATCTCTTACAAGGCCTTCTCAGATACAACCCTGAAGAGAGGTTGACAGCTCGCGAAGCTCTGAGGCATCCCTTCTTCACCAGGACTTGTCTTCTGAGGTCATAG